ATCCAGTCGGACTTGGCAAAAGTTCCTGTTTTCTTCCCTTTTACGGTACCAGCTTCACGAATCTCGCCCCCAAAGTAGAGCAACTGCTCAGTAATGGTAGTTTTCCCCGCGTCCGGGTGGGAGATAATGGCAAAGGTACGACGTTTCTTAATTTCTTCTTGAATATTCATAAGTTCTCTTTCTTTGATTCTCTATTTTTCTTGTTTCAATAGCTAAGAATGATTTTTACATTGGATTTTACCATTCCTTTCAACATTTCATTATATCGGATTTTGGGGAGTTTTTCAATTGCTCATTTGATGAAAAGGCAGCTAGAGTATAGATTTTACCTGATTTCCCTTTTTCCACCGTTTCTTGAACAAGATATCAAAGAGAACAAGAGCCAGTGAGAGGATGATCGACACAAGGAGGTACTTTAGCCATAGAGGAGCATTCGAGATAAACGGTGTATCTCTTAAGAGACCATAATCTCCACCAGTCACCTGATTAACCCCAACTAGAAAGAGGTTGAGGATAAAAGTATAGGCTACAATCATATATTTCTTGAGCAAGGTCTTGTCATAGTGATTCATCAAGTAAACCAAGGAATTCACTAGAAGGGCATAGTGCCCAATCAAAAATGAAAAACTAGTAATATGGGGGAAATCATAGGGATCAAAAACAGGGTAAACCAAGGCAAAGACCGCTCCACTTGCTCCTAAGAGGGCAAAATATTGCTTGCTCCGCCATTTATCTGGCAAGAAAACCACCGCAAACATAGCTAAACGACAATGATAAAAAGGGAGGCTATTAGAAAAGGGAATACCGAAACCAACATACCAACTATATAAGGCTAGTAACTGGAGGATCTGAATCCCCTTAAACAAGAGAACAAATTTTGGATTTTTGTGATAAGCAAGTGCCCCATAAATACAAAGCGCTAAGACAAGCATCATAACCCCATACCAAAAAAGCGAAATGGGAGGAGGGACCGTCTGAGTTCTGGTGATAAATTGATGGAACATGTTTCTATCCTAACTCTTATTTTTTCTTTTTTCTAGTTTAACCATTATAGCGAATTAAAAACGATTTTTCAATTTCTATTTCTTTTTAGTTTCCCTCCCTTATTTATAGGAAAATATGGTAAAATAGAACAGACTAAAAATCATCATTTCACGAAAGGATGCAAGATGAAAATTACGCAAGAAGAGGTAACACACGTTGCCAATCTTTCAAAATTAAGATTCTCTGAAGAAGAAACTGCTGCCTTTGCGACCACCTTGTCTAAGATTGTTGACATGGTTGAGTTGCTGGGCGAAGTTGACACAACTGGTGTCGCACCTACTACAACTATGGCTGACCGTAAGACCGTACTCCGCCCTGATGTGGCTGAAGAAGGAACAGACCGTGATCGCTTGTTTAAAAACGTACCTGAAAAAGACAACTACTATATCAAGGTGCCAGCTATCCTAGACGATGGAGGAGATGCCTAATGACTTTTAACAATAAAACCATTGAAGACTTGCACAATCTCCTTGTTTCTAAGGAAATTTCTGCAACTGAATTGACCCAAGCAACGCTTGAAGATATCCAATCGCGCGAGACAGCTATCAACGCTTTCGTTACCATCGCTGAGGATCAAGCCCTTGCGCAAGCTAAGGCTATTGATGAAGCTGGAATTGACGCTGATAATGTCCTTTCAGGAATTCCACTAGCTGTCAAGGATAATATCTCTACTGACGGTATTCTCACAACTGCTGCCTCAAAAATGCTCTACAACTACGAGCCTATCTTTGATGCCACTGCTGTTGCCAATGCAAAATCTAAGGGCATGATCATTGTTGGGAAAACCAACATGGACGAATTTGCCATGGGTGGATCAGGTGAGACTTCTTACTACGGCGCAACCAAAAATGCTTGGGACCACAGCAAGGTTCCTGGTGGATCATCAAGTGGTTCAGCTGCAGCTGTAGCTTCTGGACAAGTCCGTTTATCACTTGGTTCTGATACTGGTGGTTCTATCCGCCAACCTGCTGCCTTTAACGGGATTGTTGGTCTCAAACCAACCTACGGAACAGTTTCACGTTTCGGTCTCATTGCTTTTGGTAGCTCGCTAGACCAAATCGGACCTTTCGCCCCTACGGTTAAAGAAAATGCTCTCTTGCTCAATGCTATTGCTAGCGAAGATGCCAAAGACTCAACTTCTGCTCCAGTCCGCATTGCCGACTTTACTTCAAAAATCGGCCAAGACATCAAAGGCATGAAGATTGCCCTTCCTAAGGAATACCTTGGTGAAGGAATTGACCCAGAAGTCAAAGAAACCATTCTGAATGCCGCTAAACACTTTGAAAAACTTGGTGCCATCGTCGAAGAAGTTAGCCTTCCCCACTCAAAATACGGAGTTGCCGTTTACTACATCATCGCTTCTTCAGAAGCTTCATCAAACTTGCAACGTTTTGATGGTATTCGTTACGGCTACCGCGCAGAGGATGTGACTAATCTTGATGAAATCTATGTAAACAGCCGCAGCCAAGGTTTCGGTGAAGAGGTGAAACGCCGTATCATGCTAGGTACTTTCAGCCTTTCATCAGGTTACTACGATGCCTACTATAAGAAGGCTGGACAAGTTCGCACCCTTATCATCCAAGATTTCGAAAACGTCTTTGCGGATTACGACTTGATTTTGGGACCAACTGCTCCTAGCGTTGCCTACGACTTGGATTCACTCAACCATGATCCAGTTGCTATGTACTTGGCTGACCTTTTAACAATTCCTGTCAACTTGGCTGGTCTACCAGGGATTTCTATTCCTGCTGGATTTGTTCAAGGTCTACCAGTAGGACTCCAATTGATTGGTCCTAAGTATTCAGAAGAAACTATCTACCAAGCTGCTGCTGCGTTTGAAGCAACAACAGACTACCACAAACAACAACCCGTGATTTTTGGAGGTGATAACTAATGAACTTTGAAACAGTCATTGGACTTGAAGTCCACGTAGAGCTCAACACCAATTCAAAAATCTTCTCACCTACTTCTGCCCACTTTGGAAATGACCAAAATGCCAATACAAACGTGATTGACTGGTCTTTCCCTGGAGTACTACCAGTTCTCAATAAAGGCGTTGTCGATGCTGGTATCAAGGCTGCACTCGCTCTTAACATGGACATCCATAAGAAGATGCACTTTGACCGCAAGAACTACTTCTATCCAGATAATCCTAAAGCCTACCAAATTTCTCAGTTTGATGAGCCAATCGGTTACAACGGCTGGATTGAAGTGGAGCTAGAAGACGGTACAACTAAGAAAATTGGGATTGAACGCGCCCACCTAGAAGAAGACGCTGGTAAAAACACCCACGGTACAGACGGCTACTCTTACATTGACCTCAACCGCCAAGGGGTGCCATTGATTGAGATTGTATCTGAAGCCGACATGCGCTCGCCAGAAGAAGCCTATGCTTATCTAACTGCCCTCAAGGAAGTTATCCAGTACGCTGGCATTTCTGACGTTAAGATGGAAGAAGGTTCTATGCGTGTGGATGCCAATATCTCTCTTCGTCCGTATGGTCAAGAAAAATTCGGTACCAAGACTGAATTGAAGAACCTCAATTCCTTCTCAAACGTTCGCAAGGGTCTTGAATACGAAGTCCAACGTCAAGCTGAAATCCTTCGCTCAGGTGGTCAAATCCGCCAAGAAACACGACGTTACGATGAAGCTAACAAAGCAACCATCCTCATGCGTGTCAAAGAAGGTGCTGCAGACTACCGCTACTTCCCAGAACCAGACCTACCACTCTTTGAAATTTCAGATGAGTGGATTGAGGAAATGCGTACTGAATTGCCAGAGTTTCCAAAGGAACGCCGTGCACGCTACGTCTCTGACCTTGGCTTGTCAGACTACGATGCTAGCCAGTTGACTGCAAACAAAGTTACTTCTGACTTCTTTGAGAATGCTGTTGCCCTCGGTGGCGATGCCAAACAAGTCTCTAACTGGCTCCAAGGGGAAGTCGCTCAGTTCTTGAACGCCGAAGGCAAGACACTAGAACAAATCGAATTGACACCAGAAAACTTGGTTGAAATGATTGCCATCATCGAAGACGGCACTATCTCTTCTAAGATTGCTAAGAAAGTCTTTGTCCACCTGGCTAAAAACGGTGGTGGAGCGCGTGAATACGTTGAAAAAGCAGGTATGGTTCAAATCTCAGATCCAGCTGTTTTGATTCCAATTATCCACCAAGTCTTTGCCGATAACGAAGCCGCAGTTGCCGACTTCAAGTCAGGAAAACGTAACGCTGACAAAGCCTTCACAGGATTCCTCATGAAAGCAACCAAAGGCCAAGCCAACCCACAAGTCGCCCTTAAACTCCTTGCCCAAGAATTGGCCAAGTTGAAAGAAGATTAATATGTAAAAGAAACCAGCCCTGAGGTTGGTTTTTTCTCCCCTACCATCTCCCAATAACTATTTTGGCTTTATTTCCAGAAGATTTTATGGTAAAATGAAGAGTAATAATATTTATTAAAGAGGTAAAAACATGATTGAAGCAAGCAAATTGAAAGCTGGTATGACATTTGAAACTGCAGACGGAAAATTGATCCGTGTTTTGGAAGCTAGCCACCACAAACCAGGTAAAGGGAACACGATCATGCGTATGAAACTGCGTGATGTCCGCACTGGTTCTACTTTTGATACAAGCTACCGTCCAGAAGAAAAATTCGAACAAGCCATTATCGAAACTGTTCCTGCTCAATACTTGTATAAAATGGATGAAACTGCCTACTTCATGAACACAGAAACTTACGACCAATACGAAATTCCAGTTGTAAACGTTGAAAATGAATTGCTTTACATCCTTGAAAACTCTGATGTGAAAATCCAATTCTACGGAACTGAAGTAATCGGTGTAACAGTACCTACTACTGTAGAATTGACAGTGGCTGAAACACAACCATCTATCAAAGGTGCTACGGTTACAGGTTCTGGTAAACCAGCAACTATGGAAACTGGACTAGTTGTCAACGTTCCAGACTTCATCGAAGCTGGACAAAAATTGATCATCAACACTGCAGAAGGAACTTATGTTTCTCGTGCCTAATCTCTAGAAAGAGGTCATTCTATGGGAATTGAAGAACAATTTGGCGAAATCGTTATCGCTCCACGTGTACTTGAAAAAATCATTGCCATCGCAACTGCTAAAGTTGAAGGTATCCACTCATTTTCAAATAAATCCGTATCTGATACCCTATCAAAACTCTCTCTTGGTCGTGGCGTCTACTTAAAAGAAAGCAACGAAGAGCTAACTGCTGACATCTATCTCTATCTTGAGTACGGTGTAAAAGTACCAAAAGTGGCTCTGGCTATTCAAAAAGCAGTCAAAGATGCTGTCCGTGATATGGCTGATGTAGAACTTGCTGCTGTTAACATCCATGTTACAGGAATCGTTCCAGATAAAACTCCAAAACCTGAGTTGAAGGATCTATTTGACGAGGACTTTCTCAATGACTAGTCCACTATTAGAATCTAGACGCGAACTTCGAAAATGCGCTTTTCAAGCTCTTATGAGCCTTGAATTCGGCACAGATATGGAAACGGCTTGTCGCTTTGCCTACACACACGACCGTGAAGATGCAGATGTACAAATCCCTGCCTTTCTTATGAACTTGGTTTCTGGCGTTCAAGCTCAAAAAGACGAGTTGGATAAACAAATCAACCAGCACCTAAAGTCAGGATGGACAGTTGAACGCTTGACTTTAGTCGAAAAAAACTTACTACGCTTGGGGATCTTTGAAATTACATCATTTGATACACCTCAGTTGGTAGCAGTCAATGAAGCTATTGAACTTGCTAAGAGTTTTTCAGATCAAAAATCAGCCCGCTTTATCAACGGACTGCTTAGTCAATTTGTAACTGAAGAAAATGAATAATTGAAAAGGTGTTTGATCTTCCAAGCACCTTTTGAACCTCCCCTCTGCGCAGAGTAAGAACCACACAAAAACTAGAACTGGTACTCAGTTCTAGTTTTTGTGGCTCTTTGTCAACTGTAGTGGGTTGAAGTCAGCTAAGCTCGAGAAAGGACAAAATTCGTCCTTTCTTTTTTGATGTTCAGAGCGATAAAAATTCTTTTTTTGAAGTTTTCAAAGTTCCGAAATCCAAAGGCGTTACGTTTGATAAGTTTGATGAGATTATTGGTCGCTTCCAATTTTGCGTTGGAATAAGGTAATTGAAGAGCGTTGATGATTTTCTCTTTGTTCTTTAGAAAGGTTTTAAAGACAGTCTGAAAAATAGGATGAACCTGCTTTTGATTGTCCTCAATGAGTCCGAAAAATTTCTCAGGATCTTTGTTCTGAAAGTGAAAAAGCAAGAGCTGATAGAGCTGATAGTGGTGTTTTAAGTCTTCTGAATAGCTCAAAAGCTTGTCTAGAATCTCTTTATTGGTCAAGTGCATACGAAAAGTAGGGCGATAAAAGCGTTTATCACTCAATTTACGACTATCCTGTTGGATGAGTTTCCAGTAGCGCTTGATAGCCTTGTATTCATGAGATTTTCGCTCAAACTGATTCATGATTTGGACACGCACACGACTCATAGCACGACTAAGATGTTGCACAATGTGAAAGCGATCAAGTACAATTTTAGCACACGGAAAAAGCTGTTTAGCCAAGTCATAGTAGGGACTAAACATATCCATCGTAATGATCTTCACTCGACATCGGACGGTTCGATCATATTTAAGAAAGTGATTTCGAATGATAGCTTGTGTTCTACCTTCAAGAACAGTGATGATATTGAGCTTATCAAAATCTTGCGCAATGAAACTCATCTTTCCCTTAGTGAAGGCATACTCGTCCCAGGACATAATTTCAGGAAGACGAGAAAGATCATGCTTAAAACGGAAGTCATTGAGCTTGCGAATAACAGTTGAAGTTGAAATGGACAGCTGATGAGCAATATCGGTCATAGAAGTTTTTTCAATCAATTTTTGCGCAATCTTTTGGTTGATGATACGAGGGATTTGATGATTTTTCTTTACTAGAGGAGTCTCAGCCACCATCATTTTTGAGCACTGATAGCACTTGAATCGACGCTTTTTCAAGAGAATTCTAGTAGGCATACCGGTCGTTTCGAGGTAAGGAATCTTAGACGGTTTTTGAAAGTCATATTTCTTCATTTGACTTCCACAATTAGGACAAGATGGAGCCTTATAATCCAATTTAGCGATGATTTCCTTGTGTGTATCCCTATTGGTGATATCTAGAATCTTGATGTTTGGGTCTTTAATATCGAGCAGTTTTGTGATAAAATGTAATTGTTCCATATGAATCTTTCTAATGAGTTGTTTTGTCGCTTTTCATTATAGGTCATATGGGACTTTTTTTCTACAACAAAATAGCTCCATAATATCTATAGGGGATTTACCCACTACAAATATTATAGAGCCGTTTTTGTGTATTCTGAAGAATGATACTCAATAAAAATCAAAGTGCAAACTAGAAATCGAGCCGTAGGCTACTCAAAATACGGTTTTGAGATTGTGAATAGAACTGACGTAGTTTGAAGAGATTTTCGAAAGTATTAGTATTTTCTAAATCGTTGATAACGTTCTTCCAACAACGCTTCTAACGGTTTTTGTGAAAGTAGAGCTAGCTCAGCTTGAAGTTCTTTTTTGACACTCTTAATCAGTTCTTTACTAGAAAGTCCTGCTTCAGAAATCACCTTATCCACCACGTCCATTTCTAGCAGCTCATGCGAAGTGATTTTCATCAACTCAGCTGCTTCCATGGCACGCGTGCCATCTTTCCATAAGATAGAAGCAAAGCCTTCCGGACTGAGAATGGCATAGATAGAGTTTTCTAGCATCCAAACACGGTCAGCCACTGCTAGAGCCAGAGCCCCACCTGAACCACCTTCTCCGATAATAATGGCGATAATGGGCACTTTGAGGTCGCTCATCTCCATGAGGTTACGAGCAATGGCTTCACCTTGACCACGTTCTTCTGCGCCTACACCAGGATAGGCACCCGCAGTATTAATAAAGGTTACAACTGGACGACCAAACTTTTCTGCTTGCTTCATCAAACGAAGGGCTTTTCGGTAACCTTCAGGATGAGGTTGACCAAAGTTACGGTTAAGATTATCTTGTAAACTTTTACCTTTTTGGATTCCAACAACAGTCACTGCTTGGTCTCCCAACCAACCGATACCACCAATAATAGCACCATCATCACGGAAGGAGCGGTCTCCATGCAGCTCAATAAAATCATCAAAAATTCCTGTTGCGAAGTCCAAGGCTGTTAGGCGAGTTTGTTCACGAGCTTCTCTAACGATTTTCGCAATATTCATCAACTCTCCCTCCTGTGTAGTCTTACTAATCGAGCAATCGTATCTGGCAATTCTCGCCGTTTAATAATTGCATCTACAAAACCATGTTCCAGTAAAAACTCTGCTTTCTGGAAGTCTTCTGGTAGGTCTTCTCTTACTGTATTTTCAATCACACGGCGTCCAGCAAAACCTACCAAACTTTGGGGTTCTGCCAAGATGATATCCCCTTCCATAGCGAAGGAAGCTGTTACTCCTCCAGTCGTCGGGTCTGTAAGGATTGTCAGATAAAAGAGACCTGCATTGGAATGACGTTTGACTGCTGCAGAGATTTTGGCCATCTGCATCAAGCTCATGATTCCTTCCTGCATGCGTGCTCCACCAGAAGCTGTAAACAATACGACAGGTAATTTTTCAGCGGTCGCATATTCGAACAAGCGAGTGATCTTCTCACCAACTACTGTCCCCATTGACGCCATAATAAAGTTAGAATCCATGATGCCAAGGGCAACCTTCTCTCCCTTAATCAAAGCTGTTCCTGTTACAACAGCCTCATCAAGACCTGTCTTTTCACGCATCAAAGTCAATTTTTTACGATAGCCTGGAAAATTCAAAGGATCCTGAGTCTCAATTCCTTTAAACATTTCCAAAAACGTACCCATATCAATGGTTAAAGCTAAACGCTCTTGAGCTGAAATACGGAAAGTATAGCCACAGTGAGGGCATATACGCTCACTCCCCAAGTCCTTTTGATAAATCGTATATTTGCAACCTGGACACTGAGAGAATAATTCATCCGGAACCTCTGGCTTGTTCTGAGGTTGATTTACAGTCGAACGATTGGGATTGATTCGAATATATTTATCTTTTTTACTAAATAGAGCCATACATCCCCCTTTTCAGTCTTATACTATTTTTATACTCAATGAAAATCAAAGTGCAAACTAGGAAGCTAGACGCAGTTTGCTCAAAGCACTGCTTTGAGGTTATAGATAAGACTGACTTCGTCAGTCTTATCTATAATCCAAGGCGAAGCTGACACGGTTTGAAGAGATTTTCGAAGAGTATTACATTATTCTTTTTCTTGATATTTAGGTAAGAAGGTATCCATCAAGAAGGAAGTATCATAATCTCCAGCAATGACATTACGATCTGAAATGAGGTCAAGCTGGAAATCTGCATTGGTCTGCACCCCTTCAATCTCTAATTCATAGAGCGCACGTTGCATTTTCATCAAGGCATCAAAACGATTTTCACCATGAACGATGATTTTAGCAATCATACTATCATAGTATGGCGGAATGGTATAACCTGGATAAACTGCAGAGTCAACACGCAAGCCGACACCACCACTTGGCAGATAGAGATTGGTGATCTTACCTGGACTTGGTGCAAAGTTAAAGGCTGGATTTTCTGCATTGATACGACACTCAATGGCATGGCCTCTTAGAATAATATCTTCTTGCTTAACAGACAGAGGCTGACCTGCCGCAATACGGATCTGTTCCTTGACTATGTCCACACCCGAAACAAACTCTGTAACGGGATGTTCTACCTGAACACGTGTATTCATTTCCATGAAATAGAATTTACCACTGGCTTCATCTAGTAGAAACTCAATGGTCCCTGCATTCTCATAACCAACAGACTCCGCAGCGCGAACTGCCGCAGCACCAATTTCATTACGAAGTGTTTTCCCAATAGCAATTGAAGGACTTTCTTCTAAAACCTTTTGGTTATTTCGCTGAAGCGAACAATCCCGTTCACCTAAATGAATCACATGTCCATGCTCATCTCCTAGAATTTGAACCTCAATATGGCGAGCTGGATAAATCACCCGTTCAATGTACATGGCACCATTGCCATAATTGGCCTTGGCTTCACTTGAAGCAGTATCAAAGGCGGAAACGAGGTCTTCTGGTTTTTCAACCTTACGAATCCCTTTACCACCTCCACCTGCTGAAGCCTTGAGCATAACAGGATAGCCAATTTTTTCAGCGACAGTCAAAGCTTCCTTAGAGTTATGTACTTCTCCATCTGAACCTGGAATGACAGGCACACCTGCTTTAATCATCTGAGCGCGCGCATTGATCTTGTCTCCCATCATATCCATAACATGGCCAGATGGACCGATAAACTTAATCCCCACCTCTTCACACATAGTTGCAAATTTGGAATTTTCACTGAGAAATCCGAAACCTGGGTGAATGGCTTCTGCCTCAGTCAAGACTGCAGCTGATAGAACTGCATTGATATTGAGATAAGACTCTGTTGCCTTGCCAGGTCCGATACAAACTGCCTCATCTGCCAAAAGCGTGTGGAGAGCTTCCTTATCAGCAGTTGAATAAACCGCCACCGTCGCAATCCCCAGTTCACGCGCCGCACGGATAATCCGAACCGCAATTTCACCACGATTAGCAATTAAAATTTTTCGAAACATGGAGAACCTCCTTAGTTCCCTATTGCAAAGGTAAGAGTACCACTAGCTGCAAGCTTGCCATCCACTTCAGCCTTTGCTTCAACCACAGCAATCGTGCCACGACGTTTGACAAAAGTCGCTGTCATAAGCAATTGGTCACCAGGTACAACTTGCTTCTTAAACTTGACCTTGTCCATACCAGCATAAAAGACCAGTTTTCCCTTATTTTCAGGTTTTGATAACTCCAAGACACCAGCAGTTTGCGCCAAGGCTTCCATGATCAGAACACCTGGCATAACTGGATACTGAGGAAAATGACCGGTAAAGAAGGGCTCATTGATGGTTACATTTTTGATAGCAACAATGGTATCCTCGCCCACTTCCAACACACGGTCCACTAGGAGCATAGGATAACGGTGGGGAAGAGCTTCTTTGATTCCTTGAATATCGATCATTTGATACGTACCAATCCTTTACCAAACTCAACCATTTCTTCGTTAGAAACGAGAATTTCCGTTACCACACCATCCTTAGGAGCTGGGATTTCATTCATGACTTTCATAGCTTCGATAATCACCAATGTTTGACCTTTTTTGACACTATCACCAACTGTAACAAAGGCAGGTTTATCAGGACCAGCAGCCAAGTAAGCCACTCCGACAAGTGGACTCTCTACAACATCTCCCTCAGCAACTAGACTTGTTTCTGCTGGAACTGGAACCTCTTCCACTACAGTTTCTGTTGAAGCAGATGACGGAGCTACTGGACTTGGTGTTGCTAGAACGGGCCCTGGAGCAACTTGAGCTGCAACTTCAGACACCAGTCTCGCTTCATTCTTGCTAAACTGCAACTCATCCGTCCCATTTTTATAAGAAAATTCTCTCAAACTTGACTGGTCAAATTGGGCCATCAAGTCTTTAATATCGTTTAAATTCATACTTATTTATTCTCCCAACGTTTGAAAGCAAGAACTGCATTGTGGCCACCAAAACCAAATGTATTTGAAATAGCGTATGGAATTTCTTGCTCCAAGCCTTGTCCATAAACGACATTGGCTTCGATATAATCTGATACTTCGCTTGTCCCAGCTGTCATTGGTACAAAGTTGTGACGCATAGCCTCGATTGTTATGATAGCTTCTACTGCACCTGCAGCACCCAGCAAATGTCCTGTGAATGATTTGGTTGATGATACAGGTACTTCCTTACCAAGAACAGCTACGATGGCACCACTTTCTCCTTTTTCATTAGCAGGAGTTGATGTACCATGAGCATTGACATAGGCTACTTGCTCTGGGGAAATCTCAGCTTCTTCCAAGGCTAATTTGATGGCCTTGATAGCTCCCTGACCTTCTGGATGCGGTGAAGTCATGTGGTAGGCATCACAAGTATTTCCGTAACCAACTACTTCAGCAAGGATAGTAGCCCCACGTTTTTCAGCATGCTCTAAACTTTCAAGAAGCAACATCCCTGAACCTTCTCCCATGACAAAACCATTGCGATCCTTATCAAATGGGATAGAAGCACGAGTTGGATCCGCTGTAGTAGAGAGAGCTGTTAGGGCTTGGAAACCAGCAATAGCAAAAGGTGTAATAGAGGCTTCTGAACCACCTACCAACATAACGTCTTGGAAACCAAATTTAATTGAGCGGAAGGCATCCCCAATCGCGTCATTTGATGAAGCACAGGCAGTATTGATGGATTTACAAACACCGTTTGCTCCAAAACGCATAGCAACATTTCCTGAAGCCATATTTGGCAAGGCTTTTGGAAGGGTCAATGGTTTCACACGTTTTGGTCCTTTGTCATTTAGGCGAAGAACTTGATCTTCAATTTCTTTAATTCCACCAATACCAGAGGCAACAATAACACCAAAACGATCCCTGTCAAGAGCTTCTACATCAAGACCTGCATGATTGACA
This window of the Streptococcus sp. 116-D4 genome carries:
- the nusB gene encoding transcription antitermination factor NusB, whose product is MTSPLLESRRELRKCAFQALMSLEFGTDMETACRFAYTHDREDADVQIPAFLMNLVSGVQAQKDELDKQINQHLKSGWTVERLTLVEKNLLRLGIFEITSFDTPQLVAVNEAIELAKSFSDQKSARFINGLLSQFVTEENE
- the gatC gene encoding Asp-tRNA(Asn)/Glu-tRNA(Gln) amidotransferase subunit GatC; the protein is MKITQEEVTHVANLSKLRFSEEETAAFATTLSKIVDMVELLGEVDTTGVAPTTTMADRKTVLRPDVAEEGTDRDRLFKNVPEKDNYYIKVPAILDDGGDA
- a CDS encoding ISL3 family transposase; this encodes MEQLHFITKLLDIKDPNIKILDITNRDTHKEIIAKLDYKAPSCPNCGSQMKKYDFQKPSKIPYLETTGMPTRILLKKRRFKCYQCSKMMVAETPLVKKNHQIPRIINQKIAQKLIEKTSMTDIAHQLSISTSTVIRKLNDFRFKHDLSRLPEIMSWDEYAFTKGKMSFIAQDFDKLNIITVLEGRTQAIIRNHFLKYDRTVRCRVKIITMDMFSPYYDLAKQLFPCAKIVLDRFHIVQHLSRAMSRVRVQIMNQFERKSHEYKAIKRYWKLIQQDSRKLSDKRFYRPTFRMHLTNKEILDKLLSYSEDLKHHYQLYQLLLFHFQNKDPEKFFGLIEDNQKQVHPIFQTVFKTFLKNKEKIINALQLPYSNAKLEATNNLIKLIKRNAFGFRNFENFKKRIFIALNIKKERTNFVLSRA
- the efp gene encoding elongation factor P, which translates into the protein MIEASKLKAGMTFETADGKLIRVLEASHHKPGKGNTIMRMKLRDVRTGSTFDTSYRPEEKFEQAIIETVPAQYLYKMDETAYFMNTETYDQYEIPVVNVENELLYILENSDVKIQFYGTEVIGVTVPTTVELTVAETQPSIKGATVTGSGKPATMETGLVVNVPDFIEAGQKLIINTAEGTYVSRA
- the gatB gene encoding Asp-tRNA(Asn)/Glu-tRNA(Gln) amidotransferase subunit GatB, whose protein sequence is MNFETVIGLEVHVELNTNSKIFSPTSAHFGNDQNANTNVIDWSFPGVLPVLNKGVVDAGIKAALALNMDIHKKMHFDRKNYFYPDNPKAYQISQFDEPIGYNGWIEVELEDGTTKKIGIERAHLEEDAGKNTHGTDGYSYIDLNRQGVPLIEIVSEADMRSPEEAYAYLTALKEVIQYAGISDVKMEEGSMRVDANISLRPYGQEKFGTKTELKNLNSFSNVRKGLEYEVQRQAEILRSGGQIRQETRRYDEANKATILMRVKEGAADYRYFPEPDLPLFEISDEWIEEMRTELPEFPKERRARYVSDLGLSDYDASQLTANKVTSDFFENAVALGGDAKQVSNWLQGEVAQFLNAEGKTLEQIELTPENLVEMIAIIEDGTISSKIAKKVFVHLAKNGGGAREYVEKAGMVQISDPAVLIPIIHQVFADNEAAVADFKSGKRNADKAFTGFLMKATKGQANPQVALKLLAQELAKLKED
- the gatA gene encoding Asp-tRNA(Asn)/Glu-tRNA(Gln) amidotransferase subunit GatA — its product is MTFNNKTIEDLHNLLVSKEISATELTQATLEDIQSRETAINAFVTIAEDQALAQAKAIDEAGIDADNVLSGIPLAVKDNISTDGILTTAASKMLYNYEPIFDATAVANAKSKGMIIVGKTNMDEFAMGGSGETSYYGATKNAWDHSKVPGGSSSGSAAAVASGQVRLSLGSDTGGSIRQPAAFNGIVGLKPTYGTVSRFGLIAFGSSLDQIGPFAPTVKENALLLNAIASEDAKDSTSAPVRIADFTSKIGQDIKGMKIALPKEYLGEGIDPEVKETILNAAKHFEKLGAIVEEVSLPHSKYGVAVYYIIASSEASSNLQRFDGIRYGYRAEDVTNLDEIYVNSRSQGFGEEVKRRIMLGTFSLSSGYYDAYYKKAGQVRTLIIQDFENVFADYDLILGPTAPSVAYDLDSLNHDPVAMYLADLLTIPVNLAGLPGISIPAGFVQGLPVGLQLIGPKYSEETIYQAAAAFEATTDYHKQQPVIFGGDN
- a CDS encoding acetyl-CoA carboxylase carboxyl transferase subunit alpha, whose product is MNIAKIVREAREQTRLTALDFATGIFDDFIELHGDRSFRDDGAIIGGIGWLGDQAVTVVGIQKGKSLQDNLNRNFGQPHPEGYRKALRLMKQAEKFGRPVVTFINTAGAYPGVGAEERGQGEAIARNLMEMSDLKVPIIAIIIGEGGSGGALALAVADRVWMLENSIYAILSPEGFASILWKDGTRAMEAAELMKITSHELLEMDVVDKVISEAGLSSKELIKSVKKELQAELALLSQKPLEALLEERYQRFRKY
- a CDS encoding YwaF family protein, coding for MFHQFITRTQTVPPPISLFWYGVMMLVLALCIYGALAYHKNPKFVLLFKGIQILQLLALYSWYVGFGIPFSNSLPFYHCRLAMFAVVFLPDKWRSKQYFALLGASGAVFALVYPVFDPYDFPHITSFSFLIGHYALLVNSLVYLMNHYDKTLLKKYMIVAYTFILNLFLVGVNQVTGGDYGLLRDTPFISNAPLWLKYLLVSIILSLALVLFDILFKKRWKKGNQVKSIL
- a CDS encoding Asp23/Gls24 family envelope stress response protein gives rise to the protein MGIEEQFGEIVIAPRVLEKIIAIATAKVEGIHSFSNKSVSDTLSKLSLGRGVYLKESNEELTADIYLYLEYGVKVPKVALAIQKAVKDAVRDMADVELAAVNIHVTGIVPDKTPKPELKDLFDEDFLND